In a single window of the Caulobacter soli genome:
- the rplT gene encoding 50S ribosomal protein L20, producing MARVKRGVTAHAKHKKVLEQAKGFYGRRKNTIRTAKAAVDKAGQYAYRDRKVRKRAFRSLWIQRINAGARIEGFTYSQFIHGLDVAGIVIDRKVLSDIAGNDPVAFKAIADKVRTALAA from the coding sequence ATGGCTCGCGTTAAACGTGGCGTCACCGCCCACGCCAAGCACAAGAAGGTTCTTGAACAGGCGAAGGGCTTCTACGGCCGCCGCAAGAACACCATCCGCACCGCCAAGGCCGCCGTCGACAAGGCCGGCCAGTACGCGTACCGCGACCGCAAGGTGCGCAAGCGCGCCTTCCGCTCGCTGTGGATTCAACGCATCAACGCCGGCGCTCGCATCGAGGGCTTCACCTACTCGCAATTTATCCACGGCTTGGACGTGGCGGGTATCGTGATCGACCGTAAGGTCCTCTCGGACATCGCGGGCAACGACCCGGTCGCGTTCAAGGCCATTGCTGACAAGGTCCGCACCGCCCTGGCCGCCTAA
- the rpmI gene encoding 50S ribosomal protein L35 has translation MPKLKTKSGAKKRFKITATGLLKAGVAGKRHRLIGHNGKYIRQNRGTKVMSESDAKTIRSYLPYGL, from the coding sequence ATGCCTAAGTTGAAGACCAAGTCGGGCGCCAAGAAGCGCTTCAAGATCACGGCCACGGGCCTGCTGAAAGCCGGCGTCGCCGGCAAGCGTCACCGTCTGATCGGCCACAACGGCAAGTACATCCGCCAAAACCGCGGCACGAAGGTCATGAGCGAATCCGACGCCAAGACCATCCGTTCGTACCTGCCCTACGGCCTTTAA
- a CDS encoding alpha/beta hydrolase family protein, translated as MLKLFAGAALAALVSSSALAGSLDAYGRLPAISDVEISSDGANLAYIAHDGENSRVIIQPLNGGDVQAVEFGKVKMRGVMWSDPNHVVAEVSRTQAIEYVTYVGEQFQATSINIKTGASVQIPKRSYETINNVLSSSPIGGVVNGKPTIFTQFYAGEEAKSIQAGRFDLYRVDPDTGVAAMVQMGDTQTGDYLFKTDGTVIARTVYDRDTSRWSMELRRDGKWVDGYVVTAPLDGPSMEGLSLDEKSVVMSIKNEKTGGYELANISIADGKQGDFYGPDGSFRVIMDDANHVIGTSTDDGYRQYHFDEPRLAAAWSMITGVFPGRQLTLSSHTPDYAKIVVYVEGTGEPGGFYLLDLTAKKLSKVGSAYPTLTPTDVAEVRAIKYAAADGLEIRGYLTLPPGKAAKNLPLIVLPHGGPEARDEAGFDWWAQALASRGYAVLQPNFRGSTGRGEDFIRAADGEWGGKMQTDLSDGVRFLAKQGIVDPKRVCITGASYGGYAALAGITLDKGVYRCAVSVAGIGDVRQMINFEILRYREESRTVRYHKRLFGVTSTSDPKLDARSPARHADQADGPVLLIHGKEDTVVQYDQSTDMRRALEKAGKPVEFVTLREEDHWLSREATRQQMLAATVTFLEKNNPPN; from the coding sequence ATGTTGAAGTTGTTCGCTGGCGCCGCCCTGGCCGCGCTGGTTTCGTCGAGCGCCCTGGCGGGCTCGCTCGACGCCTACGGCCGCCTGCCGGCCATTTCGGACGTCGAGATCTCGAGCGACGGCGCCAACCTGGCCTACATCGCCCATGACGGTGAAAACAGCCGGGTGATCATCCAGCCGCTGAACGGCGGCGACGTCCAGGCCGTCGAGTTCGGCAAGGTCAAGATGCGCGGCGTGATGTGGTCGGACCCGAACCACGTGGTGGCCGAGGTCTCGCGCACCCAGGCCATCGAATACGTCACCTATGTGGGCGAGCAGTTCCAGGCGACGAGCATCAACATCAAGACCGGCGCCTCGGTCCAGATTCCCAAGCGTTCATACGAGACGATCAACAACGTCCTCAGCTCCAGCCCCATCGGCGGCGTCGTCAATGGCAAGCCGACGATCTTCACCCAGTTCTATGCGGGCGAAGAAGCCAAATCGATCCAGGCGGGCCGCTTCGATCTCTATCGTGTCGATCCCGACACCGGCGTCGCCGCCATGGTGCAGATGGGCGACACCCAGACCGGCGACTACCTGTTCAAGACCGACGGCACGGTGATCGCCCGCACCGTCTATGACCGCGATACCTCGCGCTGGTCGATGGAACTGCGCAGGGACGGCAAGTGGGTCGACGGCTATGTCGTCACCGCGCCGCTCGACGGGCCGAGCATGGAGGGCTTGTCGCTCGACGAGAAGTCCGTGGTGATGTCGATCAAGAACGAGAAGACCGGCGGATACGAGCTGGCCAACATCTCGATCGCCGATGGCAAGCAAGGCGACTTCTACGGTCCCGACGGCTCCTTCCGGGTGATCATGGATGACGCCAACCACGTTATCGGCACCAGCACCGACGACGGCTACAGGCAGTACCATTTCGACGAGCCCCGGCTCGCCGCCGCCTGGTCGATGATTACCGGCGTCTTCCCGGGCCGTCAGTTGACCCTGTCGTCCCACACGCCCGACTACGCCAAGATCGTGGTCTATGTCGAAGGCACCGGCGAACCGGGCGGCTTCTACCTGCTCGACCTGACGGCCAAGAAACTGAGCAAGGTCGGTTCGGCCTATCCCACCTTGACCCCGACCGACGTCGCCGAGGTGCGGGCCATCAAGTACGCCGCCGCCGACGGCCTGGAGATCCGAGGCTATCTCACCTTGCCGCCAGGCAAGGCCGCCAAGAACCTGCCGCTGATCGTCCTGCCTCACGGCGGACCGGAAGCCCGTGACGAAGCCGGCTTCGACTGGTGGGCCCAGGCCCTGGCGTCGCGTGGCTACGCGGTGCTGCAGCCCAACTTCCGGGGCTCCACGGGTCGCGGCGAGGACTTCATCCGTGCCGCCGACGGCGAATGGGGCGGCAAGATGCAGACCGACCTTTCGGACGGCGTGCGCTTCCTGGCCAAGCAGGGGATCGTCGATCCCAAGCGCGTGTGCATCACCGGCGCCAGCTACGGCGGCTACGCGGCCTTGGCCGGCATCACGCTGGACAAGGGCGTCTATCGCTGCGCGGTGTCCGTGGCCGGCATCGGCGATGTGCGCCAGATGATCAACTTCGAGATCCTGCGCTATCGCGAGGAAAGCCGGACCGTGCGCTATCACAAGCGTCTTTTCGGCGTCACCTCGACCTCGGATCCCAAGCTGGACGCGCGCTCGCCCGCCCGGCACGCAGACCAAGCCGATGGCCCGGTTCTGCTCATCCACGGCAAGGAAGACACCGTCGTGCAGTACGATCAGAGCACGGACATGCGTCGCGCCCTGGAGAAGGCTGGCAAACCCGTCGAGTTCGTGACCCTGCGCGAGGAAGACCACTGGCTTTCGCGCGAAGCCACTCGCCAGCAGATGCTAGCGGCGACCGTCACCTTCCTCGAAAAGAACAACCCGCCGAACTAG
- a CDS encoding MFS transporter, translated as MSTLTAPPAPAAVKTPDASPRALYVLLLVVFINLVGFGLVIPLLPFYAKSMNASPWQVTALFSAYSLGQFIAEPFWGRLSDRIGRRPVLIGTILANTVSYVALAFAPNMLWFFAIRLFSGCATGNISTIQGYMADVTPPEKRAGRMGLLGAAFGMGFVVGPTLGGLLPGVAKLFGHSDTGRLAFQIPLLTAAALAAIASLGVFLFVVESRAPSHKDAPVIRRRDHLAAASADPLLSRVLLVTLITTAAFSGMESVFGLWTQARFDWGPKQVGLCFAVIGVVASVGQGLITGRLARRFGEAKVLVAGLIFIAIGLTVTPFVPTAALVPVAVGCTAFGQSLVFPCIAALISRGTSPDKQGAMLGLNAAAGSLARMSGPMLAGPLFGLAIGGPFWLGAVLMLPAVAFALTIEHRVKTPA; from the coding sequence ATGAGTACGCTGACCGCCCCGCCCGCCCCCGCCGCCGTGAAGACGCCGGACGCCAGTCCGCGCGCGCTCTACGTCCTGTTGCTCGTGGTGTTCATCAACCTGGTGGGCTTCGGGCTGGTCATCCCGCTGCTGCCCTTCTACGCCAAGTCGATGAACGCCAGCCCCTGGCAGGTGACGGCGCTGTTCTCGGCCTATTCGCTGGGCCAGTTCATCGCCGAGCCGTTCTGGGGACGCCTGTCCGACCGCATCGGCCGGCGTCCGGTGCTGATCGGCACCATCCTGGCCAACACCGTCTCGTACGTGGCCCTGGCCTTCGCGCCGAACATGCTGTGGTTCTTCGCGATCCGTCTGTTCAGCGGCTGCGCCACCGGCAACATCTCGACGATCCAGGGCTACATGGCCGACGTCACCCCGCCGGAAAAGCGGGCCGGGCGCATGGGCCTGCTGGGCGCGGCGTTCGGCATGGGCTTCGTGGTCGGCCCCACCCTGGGCGGACTGCTGCCGGGCGTGGCCAAGCTGTTCGGCCATTCCGACACCGGACGCCTGGCCTTCCAGATCCCGCTGCTGACCGCCGCCGCCCTGGCCGCCATCGCTTCGCTGGGCGTCTTCCTGTTCGTGGTCGAGAGCCGCGCGCCCAGCCACAAGGACGCGCCGGTCATCCGTCGCCGCGACCACCTGGCCGCCGCCAGCGCCGATCCCCTGCTGTCGCGGGTGCTGCTGGTCACCCTGATCACGACCGCCGCCTTCTCGGGCATGGAGTCGGTCTTCGGCCTGTGGACCCAGGCGCGCTTCGACTGGGGTCCCAAGCAGGTCGGCCTGTGCTTCGCGGTGATCGGCGTCGTCGCCTCGGTCGGCCAGGGCCTGATCACTGGCCGGCTGGCGCGCCGGTTCGGCGAGGCCAAGGTCCTGGTGGCGGGCCTGATCTTCATCGCCATCGGCCTGACCGTCACGCCGTTTGTCCCGACCGCCGCCCTGGTGCCCGTCGCCGTGGGCTGCACCGCGTTCGGCCAGTCGCTGGTCTTCCCCTGCATCGCCGCCCTGATCTCGCGCGGGACCTCGCCCGACAAGCAGGGCGCCATGCTGGGCCTGAACGCCGCCGCCGGCTCTCTGGCCCGGATGAGCGGCCCGATGCTGGCCGGCCCGCTGTTCGGCCTGGCCATCGGCGGTCCCTTCTGGCTGGGCGCGGTGCTGATGCTGCCGGCCGTCGCCTTCGCCCTGACCATCGAGCACCGGGTCAAGACCCCCGCCTAG
- a CDS encoding alpha/beta hydrolase family protein — protein sequence MKKLLAVATAGFIVAAIGAGAAWAQVPPLSVYGRLPNVEQIEISPDGTKLAIAVTDGESRMLLIREAAEGGKLLSAMNFATTKLRGVQWAGMDHVLVTTSSTAEVHGLSGPKREYLMAFDYNLVTKKQRLLMANEEEAMNVVLEAPDVRFIDGVPYAFVEGVHFLDNRGVNTLYKINLATGATRRLDSGVNEDTDDWLVSPDGQPLAQSRYDQKKGDWTLKIKGERGWITAEQVISKMGSHGVAGIGRDGHSALAWMDDEDDEDKTVLNEYALDGSHVVIPDSARFDGLIHAPDGSSLVGAFSLVGDDRRYIFFDAKLQTSWNAVTKAFPGEQVTLVSWSNDKRQLVVQVDSPTQGPAYALVNLNTKSASFLSEVYKDLTPEGVSKVEPIKYKAADGLEITGYLTLPNGKAPKNLPLVVLPHGGPKARDTLEFDWWSQALASRGYAVLRPNFRGSDGFGWPFVKAGFGEWGKAMQTDLSDGVRYLAKQGTIDPKRVCIVGASYGGYAALAGATLDRGVYRCAASIAGPADLKRFLVDKNRLYESNDNSTQRFWLRYMGADGLKDPDLAAISPVQQAGKAEIPVLLIHGKDDTVVPYVQSTLMADALKKAGKPVELITLPSEDHWLSRGATRLQMLTAVVGFLEKNNPPN from the coding sequence TTGAAGAAGCTTCTGGCCGTCGCCACGGCGGGTTTTATCGTGGCCGCGATCGGCGCCGGCGCGGCTTGGGCGCAGGTTCCGCCGTTGTCGGTCTACGGGCGCCTGCCCAACGTCGAGCAGATCGAGATTTCGCCGGACGGGACGAAGCTGGCGATCGCCGTCACCGACGGCGAGAGCCGGATGCTGCTGATCCGCGAAGCCGCCGAAGGCGGCAAGCTGCTGTCGGCCATGAACTTCGCCACGACCAAGCTGCGCGGCGTGCAATGGGCCGGCATGGATCACGTGCTGGTCACGACTTCGAGCACCGCCGAGGTCCACGGCCTGTCCGGGCCCAAGCGCGAATACCTGATGGCGTTCGACTACAACCTGGTCACCAAGAAGCAGCGCCTGCTGATGGCCAATGAGGAAGAGGCGATGAACGTCGTCCTGGAAGCGCCGGACGTGCGCTTCATCGACGGCGTTCCCTACGCCTTCGTCGAGGGCGTGCACTTCCTCGACAACCGCGGCGTGAACACGCTGTACAAGATCAATCTGGCGACTGGCGCGACCCGCAGGCTCGACAGCGGCGTCAACGAAGACACAGACGACTGGCTGGTGTCGCCCGACGGCCAGCCCCTGGCCCAGTCGCGCTACGATCAGAAGAAGGGCGACTGGACGCTGAAGATCAAGGGCGAGCGCGGCTGGATCACGGCCGAGCAGGTGATCTCGAAGATGGGATCCCACGGCGTGGCCGGCATCGGGCGCGACGGCCATTCCGCGCTGGCCTGGATGGACGACGAGGACGATGAGGACAAGACCGTCCTCAACGAATACGCCCTGGACGGCAGTCACGTCGTGATCCCCGACAGCGCCCGGTTCGACGGCCTGATCCACGCCCCCGACGGATCCAGCCTGGTGGGCGCGTTCAGCCTGGTCGGCGACGACCGCCGCTACATCTTCTTCGACGCCAAGCTCCAGACCAGCTGGAACGCCGTGACCAAGGCGTTCCCCGGCGAGCAGGTGACGCTGGTCTCGTGGTCGAACGACAAGCGCCAGTTGGTGGTTCAGGTCGATTCCCCCACCCAGGGCCCGGCCTACGCCCTGGTGAACCTGAACACCAAGAGCGCGAGCTTCCTGAGCGAGGTCTACAAGGACCTGACGCCGGAAGGCGTCTCCAAGGTCGAGCCGATCAAGTACAAGGCCGCCGACGGCCTGGAGATCACCGGCTACCTGACCCTGCCGAACGGCAAGGCCCCCAAGAACCTGCCGCTGGTGGTGCTGCCGCACGGCGGTCCGAAAGCCCGCGACACCCTGGAGTTCGACTGGTGGAGCCAGGCCCTGGCCTCGCGCGGCTACGCGGTGCTGCGCCCCAATTTCCGGGGGTCGGACGGCTTCGGCTGGCCGTTCGTCAAGGCCGGCTTCGGTGAGTGGGGCAAGGCCATGCAGACCGACCTGTCGGACGGCGTGCGCTATCTGGCCAAGCAGGGAACGATCGATCCCAAGCGGGTCTGCATCGTCGGCGCCAGCTACGGCGGCTACGCGGCCCTGGCCGGCGCCACCCTGGATCGAGGGGTCTATCGGTGCGCGGCGTCGATCGCCGGTCCGGCCGACCTGAAGCGTTTCTTGGTCGACAAGAACAGGCTCTACGAGAGCAACGACAACTCCACCCAGCGCTTCTGGCTGCGGTACATGGGCGCCGACGGCCTGAAGGATCCCGACCTGGCCGCCATCTCGCCGGTCCAGCAGGCCGGCAAGGCCGAGATCCCGGTGCTGCTGATCCACGGCAAGGACGACACCGTCGTGCCTTACGTCCAGAGCACGCTGATGGCCGACGCCCTGAAGAAGGCCGGCAAGCCCGTCGAACTGATCACCTTGCCCAGCGAGGACCACTGGCTGTCGCGCGGCGCCACGCGTCTTCAGATGCTGACCGCCGTGGTCGGTTTCCTGGAAAAGAACAACCCGCCGAACTGA
- a CDS encoding alpha/beta hydrolase — protein MSDTSRARVAPELAPFLDYLPDLDFSQGIDAFRTPFADRPRAPLPAGLEVVVPEERFIPGAAGAPDVRILLYRPPETRAAMLPALLHMHGGGFVLGDPEINDASNRAMVLEHGCIVVSVDYRLAPETRFPGALEDCYAALVWMHGHAGELGLDVSRIAIGGESAGGGHAAALALYARDRSRREGDGPAICFQLLDAPMLDDRTCAAEPHPYCGQFVWSPDKNRFGWRSLLGVEPGGAEVPEGAAPARAQDLTGLPPIFISVGALDLFFEEDLEFARRLARAGVAVELHVTPGAYHGFGVAQTAPQSLAVARLRNDALRRAFAR, from the coding sequence ATGTCGGACACCAGCCGCGCGCGGGTCGCGCCGGAGCTTGCGCCCTTTCTCGACTATCTGCCGGATCTCGACTTCAGCCAGGGGATCGACGCCTTCCGCACGCCGTTCGCCGATCGGCCCAGGGCGCCGTTGCCGGCCGGGCTGGAGGTCGTCGTGCCGGAGGAGCGCTTCATTCCGGGAGCGGCGGGCGCGCCGGACGTGCGGATCCTGCTATACCGGCCGCCGGAAACCCGCGCGGCGATGCTGCCCGCCCTGCTGCACATGCACGGCGGAGGCTTCGTGCTGGGGGATCCGGAGATCAACGACGCCTCCAACCGCGCGATGGTCCTGGAACACGGCTGCATCGTGGTGTCGGTCGACTACCGCCTGGCGCCGGAAACGCGCTTTCCGGGCGCGCTGGAGGATTGCTACGCGGCCCTGGTCTGGATGCACGGCCACGCCGGCGAGCTGGGCCTGGACGTCTCGCGGATCGCGATCGGCGGCGAGAGCGCCGGCGGCGGTCACGCCGCGGCTTTGGCCCTCTACGCGCGTGATCGTTCCAGAAGGGAAGGCGATGGCCCGGCGATCTGCTTCCAGCTGTTGGACGCGCCGATGCTGGACGACCGCACCTGCGCCGCCGAGCCGCATCCGTACTGCGGCCAGTTCGTCTGGTCGCCCGACAAGAACCGCTTCGGCTGGCGCTCGCTGCTGGGCGTGGAGCCTGGCGGGGCCGAGGTTCCGGAAGGCGCGGCCCCGGCGCGGGCTCAGGACCTGACCGGCCTGCCGCCGATCTTCATCTCCGTGGGCGCGCTGGACCTGTTCTTCGAGGAGGACCTGGAGTTCGCGCGGCGCCTGGCGCGGGCCGGCGTCGCCGTGGAGCTTCATGTCACGCCGGGCGCCTATCATGGCTTCGGCGTCGCCCAGACCGCGCCCCAGAGCTTGGCGGTGGCCCGCCTCCGCAACGACGCTCTTCGGCGAGCCTTCGCACGGTAA
- the infC gene encoding translation initiation factor IF-3, with product MQTPPVKDGPRINEDIRVPRVLLIDQNGEKQGEMPISAALEAAEEAGLDLVEIVPNANPPVCKILDYGKFKFQEQKKKNEARKRQKIVELKEIKLRPNIDIHDYDVKAKSMTRFFEEGDKVKVTLRFRGREMAHPELGMKLLLKVKADFDEIAKVEYEPRMEGRQMIMILAPR from the coding sequence ATGCAAACGCCGCCCGTCAAGGATGGTCCGCGTATCAACGAAGACATTCGGGTCCCCCGCGTCCTGCTGATCGACCAGAACGGCGAGAAGCAAGGCGAGATGCCGATTTCCGCCGCTCTTGAAGCGGCCGAGGAAGCTGGCCTGGACCTGGTCGAGATCGTTCCGAACGCGAACCCTCCGGTCTGCAAGATCCTGGACTACGGCAAGTTCAAGTTCCAGGAGCAGAAGAAGAAGAACGAGGCTCGCAAGCGGCAGAAGATCGTCGAGCTCAAGGAAATCAAGCTGCGCCCCAACATCGACATTCACGACTACGACGTGAAGGCCAAGTCGATGACCCGGTTCTTCGAGGAAGGCGACAAGGTCAAGGTGACCCTGCGCTTCCGCGGCCGTGAAATGGCGCACCCGGAACTGGGCATGAAGCTGCTGCTGAAGGTCAAGGCCGACTTCGACGAGATCGCCAAGGTCGAGTACGAGCCGCGCATGGAAGGCCGTCAGATGATCATGATCCTGGCCCCGCGCTAA
- a CDS encoding YitT family protein — protein MNTPPSAARHTPIEDVHALLIGSSFIAVGLTLLKAAGLTTGGMAGVALILSYLTHWPVGVLFFLLNIPFYVLAQQTMGWVFTGKTLITNLLLAGLALGMPFWLKITTVDPVFAAIFGGTIIGMGILALARHKSSVGGIGVLALWLYEKRGISAGKVQMASDCVIVAAAFAVISWDKLLLSILSAVALSAVIIANHKPGRYEGY, from the coding sequence ATGAACACGCCGCCTTCCGCCGCCCGCCACACCCCGATCGAGGACGTCCACGCCCTGCTGATCGGCTCCAGCTTCATCGCCGTGGGCCTGACCCTGCTGAAGGCCGCGGGCCTGACCACGGGCGGCATGGCGGGCGTGGCGCTGATCCTGTCCTACCTGACCCATTGGCCGGTCGGGGTGCTGTTCTTCCTGCTGAACATCCCGTTCTACGTGCTGGCGCAGCAGACCATGGGCTGGGTGTTCACCGGCAAGACCCTGATCACCAACCTGCTGCTGGCCGGATTGGCCCTGGGCATGCCGTTCTGGCTGAAGATCACCACGGTCGATCCGGTCTTCGCCGCGATCTTCGGCGGCACGATCATCGGCATGGGCATCCTGGCCCTGGCCCGGCACAAGTCCAGCGTCGGCGGGATCGGCGTGCTGGCCCTGTGGCTTTACGAAAAGCGCGGGATCAGCGCCGGCAAGGTGCAGATGGCGTCCGACTGCGTGATCGTGGCCGCGGCCTTCGCGGTGATCAGCTGGGACAAGCTGCTGCTGTCGATCCTGTCGGCCGTGGCGCTGAGCGCGGTGATCATCGCCAACCACAAGCCGGGGCGGTACGAGGGGTATTAG
- a CDS encoding glycosyltransferase family 9 protein, translating to MSKEIKKVLVIKLGALGDFVLALAAMKKIREAHPRAKITLLTTPPFEALAKLSPYFNTVETDGRPSDFGDLTALLGRLRKTRYDRVYDLQTNSRTNWYFQALRPFAPQWSGIAAGCSLPQRGKARYHMHTLERQADQLKQAGIWPDAPTEPGGAPAPDLSWILRRTKEPRPVAGAAAPRPYVLLVPGGSAHRPEKRWPVESYAQLAALLKARGLDIVIIGGPQESAMARQIQKAVGQARDLTGRTDFAQLAVLGAKAALAVGNDTGPTHLLAAAGAPTIALFSDASDPELCGPRGHVAVIRSPDLKALPVSTVASAAIALLPH from the coding sequence TTGAGCAAGGAAATCAAGAAGGTCCTGGTCATCAAGCTGGGCGCCCTCGGCGATTTCGTACTGGCCTTGGCGGCGATGAAGAAGATCCGCGAGGCTCACCCGCGCGCCAAGATCACCTTGCTGACCACGCCGCCCTTCGAAGCCCTGGCCAAGCTGTCGCCCTACTTCAACACCGTCGAGACCGACGGCCGTCCCAGCGACTTCGGCGACCTGACCGCCCTGCTCGGCCGCCTGCGCAAGACCCGCTACGACCGCGTCTACGACCTGCAGACCAACAGCCGCACCAACTGGTACTTCCAGGCCCTGCGGCCGTTCGCGCCGCAGTGGTCGGGCATCGCCGCGGGCTGCTCGCTGCCCCAGCGCGGCAAGGCCCGCTACCACATGCACACGCTGGAGCGGCAGGCCGACCAGCTCAAGCAGGCCGGCATCTGGCCCGACGCCCCGACCGAGCCCGGCGGCGCGCCCGCCCCGGACCTGTCGTGGATCCTGCGCCGCACCAAGGAGCCGCGCCCCGTGGCCGGCGCCGCCGCTCCGCGCCCCTATGTGCTGTTGGTGCCCGGCGGCTCGGCCCACCGGCCCGAGAAGCGCTGGCCGGTCGAGAGCTACGCCCAGCTCGCGGCGCTTCTGAAAGCGCGCGGGCTGGACATCGTGATCATCGGCGGCCCGCAGGAAAGCGCCATGGCCCGCCAGATCCAGAAGGCCGTGGGCCAGGCCCGCGACCTGACCGGCCGCACAGACTTCGCCCAGCTGGCCGTGCTGGGCGCCAAGGCGGCCCTGGCCGTCGGCAACGACACCGGCCCGACCCACCTGCTGGCCGCCGCCGGCGCCCCGACCATCGCCCTGTTCTCCGACGCCTCGGACCCCGAGCTGTGCGGCCCCCGCGGCCACGTGGCCGTGATCCGCTCGCCGGACCTCAAGGCCCTGCCGGTCAGCACCGTGGCCAGCGCGGCGATCGCGCTGCTGCCGCACTGA